The following proteins are encoded in a genomic region of Gimesia algae:
- a CDS encoding class I SAM-dependent methyltransferase: MDPGHLTELIELEDHYWWHVAKRKLVTEILTNEFAPPGLIIEGGIGSARNLLEFNRMGYEVTGFDLMQDSVDYGRSRGLNNLSVHELSQPWPVTPASAKAVILLDVMEHMQDPVQLLKNAAEGLADDGGIIITVPAYPVLFSNWDRKLGHYCRYTKKHFRQNAKEAGLKVKWVTHWNSFTLPAAILSRGAERVLKREQDDTPRFTRIPSVLNRCLLSCAGVERKLIHATGVPFGLSLIGVLVK, encoded by the coding sequence GTGGACCCGGGACATCTTACTGAATTAATTGAGCTGGAAGATCATTATTGGTGGCATGTCGCCAAGCGGAAGCTGGTGACGGAAATCCTGACCAATGAATTCGCGCCTCCCGGATTAATTATTGAAGGGGGGATTGGTTCCGCTCGAAATCTACTTGAGTTCAATCGAATGGGCTATGAAGTAACCGGCTTTGATCTGATGCAGGACTCTGTCGATTATGGTCGTTCCCGTGGGCTAAACAATCTCTCCGTGCATGAGCTGAGCCAGCCCTGGCCCGTAACTCCTGCTTCTGCCAAAGCGGTCATCTTGCTTGATGTGATGGAACATATGCAGGACCCGGTTCAGTTACTGAAAAATGCGGCTGAAGGACTGGCGGATGATGGAGGTATCATTATTACCGTTCCCGCATATCCCGTTCTGTTTTCCAACTGGGATCGAAAACTGGGGCATTACTGCCGTTATACGAAAAAACATTTTCGTCAAAACGCGAAAGAGGCTGGCCTCAAGGTCAAATGGGTGACTCACTGGAATTCGTTTACACTGCCCGCCGCCATCCTCAGCAGGGGAGCCGAGCGGGTATTGAAACGAGAGCAGGATGATACGCCTCGCTTTACACGTATTCCCTCGGTCTTAAATCGTTGTCTCTTGTCCTGTGCCGGAGTCGAACGCAAACTGATCCATGCGACAGGGGTCCCTTTTGGACTTTCACTGATAGGGGTATTAGTCAAATGA
- a CDS encoding lactate racemase domain-containing protein, producing MENLHQTLTEQEVIQWFESNLPVEDYRNKSILLIVPDATRTAPLPLLFSTFHRILSPVAKRIDVLVALGTHPPMPEKDICRLLGISEAARQSEYRDVGLYNHEWDQPDKLTQIGTLTKEQTSLISAGLLEMEVPVTINARIKDYDILQIMGPVFPHEVVGFSGGSKYFFPGISGPDLLNFFHWLGALITNVGIIGVKQTPVRDVVNLSAAMIPNEKRCITFVVAPDSSLYGLFYGSPEVAWESAADLSGQIHIKRMPKPFKQVLSCAPLMYDELWVAGKCMYKLEPVVADDGELIIYAPHMKGISITHGKLIEQVGYHVRDYFTKQWDQFKDFPWGILAHSTHVRGTGTFENGIERPRVRVTLASQIPPELCEKINLGYRDPDTIDIESFANREEEGILLVRKAGEHLYRLEDE from the coding sequence ATGGAAAATCTCCATCAAACTCTTACCGAGCAGGAAGTCATTCAGTGGTTTGAATCCAACCTGCCTGTTGAAGACTATCGAAACAAGAGTATTCTGCTGATCGTGCCCGATGCGACCCGCACGGCTCCGTTACCCCTGTTGTTTTCGACCTTCCATCGAATTCTCAGTCCGGTAGCAAAACGGATTGACGTCCTCGTTGCTCTTGGGACGCATCCTCCCATGCCTGAAAAAGACATTTGCCGCCTGTTGGGTATCTCCGAGGCAGCCAGGCAGTCGGAATACAGGGATGTAGGACTTTACAACCATGAATGGGACCAACCTGACAAGCTTACACAAATCGGGACTCTCACGAAAGAGCAGACTTCTTTAATCTCAGCAGGACTCCTGGAAATGGAAGTCCCGGTCACCATCAATGCTCGTATCAAAGACTATGATATCCTGCAGATTATGGGCCCCGTCTTTCCTCACGAAGTCGTGGGCTTTTCCGGTGGCAGCAAGTACTTTTTCCCCGGTATTTCTGGTCCGGATCTTTTGAACTTCTTCCACTGGCTGGGTGCATTAATCACCAATGTCGGAATTATCGGCGTCAAACAGACCCCGGTACGTGATGTGGTGAATCTGTCTGCTGCGATGATTCCGAACGAAAAACGTTGTATCACCTTTGTCGTGGCACCAGACAGCTCATTATATGGCCTGTTTTACGGTTCTCCTGAAGTAGCCTGGGAATCCGCGGCTGATCTTTCAGGCCAGATTCATATCAAACGCATGCCGAAACCATTCAAACAGGTTTTGTCTTGTGCACCTTTGATGTACGATGAACTCTGGGTCGCTGGAAAATGCATGTACAAGCTGGAACCGGTAGTCGCCGATGACGGAGAGCTTATTATTTATGCTCCCCACATGAAAGGAATTTCAATCACACATGGCAAGCTGATTGAACAGGTCGGCTATCATGTCAGAGACTATTTCACCAAGCAATGGGACCAGTTTAAAGACTTCCCCTGGGGGATTCTGGCACATTCGACTCACGTGCGGGGTACAGGTACATTCGAAAACGGGATTGAACGTCCGCGAGTTCGTGTCACGCTGGCATCGCAGATTCCTCCGGAACTGTGTGAGAAAATCAATCTCGGCTACAGAGATCCTGACACGATCGATATCGAATCATTTGCGAACCGGGAAGAGGAAGGGATTCTACTTGTCAGAAAAGCAGGAGAGCACCTCTACCGTCTCGAAGATGAATAG
- a CDS encoding YfhO family protein: MKSGLFQNLIAALVLLVVTGVCFQTLLSHPDDVLVGIQNHGYNDTTSQFIAFKSYQKICWEQFQQLPYWNPYSLLGMPWLGTPQSSLFYPGNWLFFFVNAVTAISWSMVLHHWWAGLGAYLLGRKYQLSFFSALLSGIVFLAAPYFVAKTGEGHFTSITQIAWFPWILYGYQLLREGSRKAVPLLAILISLSFFCGHVQELYYLLLFLSGALTIECLVDLMLQKRQVPPDPQEPAADLPGSQSTTNTPGTRFKNWILVSLFVTGLVAIDLIPVFIYTKQAVRASGIDMAALYKGSLNLYSLLQLIDPFVWGGPDQYYGTGFFYWEAVCSFGCLPLLLALWGACIFCRNRNVIRLTLFCLAALLLAFGPHLPFYTLCYQLIPGFSMFRLPARLLWICSLAVALLAGFGCETLIRLSESERKKIYRLIIGVFFAVALLGMGYQFVRSNGIIAFNMGTEQTFRIQLAWLFTAISAGFISLFLASFTRKTAIAGTLFLGLICTWELCAHSHQILQTVPQNSFRGETKLITFLKKNLGQHRVLVNQRLLSDREAWQHQIMKIQGYEPVPLVRLGLLAAAAFPQPDAAPMMAGFESPDLLIARKPLLDLMSIKYVILQTDQEPEIEGWKAIERGMLPEEFVMRNTQTQQLPYLILENLNPLPRAYITGSVSQFDPNQPSQKIVAAISKVQPRNEVLLQQDVLPRGDRQTFTAAHISNVTPNQLTIEASLTAPGYLVVSDIYYPGWTARIDNQELPVLPADYSLRAIPLPAGKHQVELSFMPPGFQIGRLISLTTLMLLLVQLLSAFRKPRSKQIT, encoded by the coding sequence ATGAAATCCGGACTGTTTCAAAATCTGATTGCAGCTTTGGTCCTGCTGGTAGTGACAGGAGTCTGTTTCCAAACCCTGTTGAGTCATCCGGATGATGTACTGGTCGGGATCCAGAATCACGGCTATAACGACACTACCAGTCAGTTCATTGCCTTCAAAAGTTATCAGAAAATCTGTTGGGAGCAGTTTCAGCAGCTCCCCTACTGGAACCCGTACTCTCTGCTCGGCATGCCCTGGCTGGGAACTCCGCAGTCGTCTCTGTTCTATCCTGGTAACTGGCTCTTCTTTTTTGTGAATGCAGTGACGGCCATCAGCTGGTCAATGGTGTTGCATCACTGGTGGGCCGGCCTGGGTGCCTATCTACTGGGACGTAAATATCAGCTGAGTTTTTTCAGCGCGCTCCTGTCCGGAATCGTCTTTCTTGCCGCTCCCTATTTTGTGGCAAAAACGGGAGAAGGTCATTTCACTTCAATCACACAGATCGCCTGGTTCCCGTGGATCCTGTATGGCTATCAACTTCTGCGGGAAGGCAGCAGAAAAGCAGTTCCTCTCCTGGCAATTCTGATCTCGCTCTCCTTTTTCTGTGGCCATGTACAGGAACTGTATTATCTGTTGTTGTTCCTGAGCGGCGCACTGACGATTGAATGCCTGGTGGATCTCATGCTGCAGAAACGCCAGGTACCGCCCGATCCGCAGGAACCGGCAGCAGATCTCCCTGGCAGTCAATCAACAACAAATACTCCCGGTACCAGATTCAAAAACTGGATTTTAGTCAGCCTGTTTGTGACAGGGCTGGTCGCTATCGATCTAATCCCCGTTTTTATCTATACCAAGCAGGCGGTTCGCGCCAGTGGTATTGATATGGCTGCCTTATATAAGGGGAGCCTGAACCTATACAGCCTACTGCAGTTAATCGATCCCTTTGTCTGGGGAGGCCCGGATCAGTACTACGGTACCGGGTTCTTTTACTGGGAAGCCGTCTGTTCGTTCGGGTGCCTGCCACTCCTGCTGGCTTTGTGGGGGGCATGTATTTTCTGTCGCAATCGTAATGTGATTCGGCTCACTCTCTTCTGCCTGGCGGCCTTGCTGCTCGCCTTTGGTCCCCATCTACCATTTTATACGCTCTGCTATCAACTGATCCCCGGATTCTCCATGTTTCGACTGCCGGCCCGTCTGCTCTGGATCTGTTCACTGGCAGTCGCCCTGTTGGCCGGCTTCGGATGTGAAACCCTGATCCGATTGTCCGAGAGTGAACGCAAGAAAATATATCGCCTTATAATCGGAGTCTTTTTTGCTGTTGCTCTGCTGGGAATGGGTTATCAGTTCGTGCGTTCAAACGGCATCATCGCATTCAACATGGGCACAGAACAGACTTTTAGAATCCAGCTGGCCTGGCTGTTTACCGCCATCTCCGCTGGTTTTATATCACTTTTCCTAGCCAGCTTTACTCGAAAGACTGCCATCGCAGGTACGTTGTTTCTCGGTCTGATTTGCACATGGGAACTCTGTGCTCATTCGCATCAGATCCTGCAGACAGTCCCGCAGAACTCGTTCAGAGGCGAAACAAAACTGATTACGTTTCTCAAAAAGAATCTGGGCCAGCACCGCGTGCTTGTGAACCAGAGGCTGCTCAGCGATCGTGAAGCCTGGCAGCATCAAATCATGAAAATCCAGGGGTATGAACCTGTTCCTCTCGTGCGACTCGGATTGCTGGCCGCTGCTGCTTTTCCGCAACCGGATGCCGCTCCGATGATGGCGGGCTTCGAATCACCAGATCTCTTAATCGCCAGAAAGCCGCTCCTGGATCTGATGAGTATTAAATACGTCATCCTGCAGACAGATCAGGAGCCGGAAATCGAGGGCTGGAAAGCCATCGAACGAGGCATGCTGCCTGAGGAATTCGTCATGAGAAATACGCAGACTCAGCAGTTACCTTACCTGATACTGGAAAACCTGAACCCACTCCCCAGAGCCTATATCACGGGAAGCGTGTCTCAATTCGACCCGAATCAACCGAGTCAGAAAATTGTGGCGGCGATTTCTAAAGTCCAGCCACGCAATGAGGTGCTGTTGCAGCAGGATGTACTGCCGCGAGGTGACCGGCAGACTTTTACCGCTGCTCACATCAGTAACGTAACTCCGAATCAATTGACTATCGAGGCCAGCCTGACTGCGCCCGGTTATCTGGTCGTCTCAGATATCTATTACCCGGGCTGGACCGCGCGAATCGACAACCAGGAACTACCTGTCCTGCCCGCTGATTACTCATTGCGAGCGATTCCTCTCCCTGCAGGCAAACATCAGGTTGAGCTGTCTTTCATGCCACCCGGTTTTCAAATCGGGCGGCTCATTTCCCTGACGACGCTTATGTTGCTGCTGGTCCAGTTGCTGAGTGCGTTTCGAAAGCCACGCAGTAAACAGATAACGTAA
- a CDS encoding PQQ-binding-like beta-propeller repeat protein: MPHLKYHWFFTVTSIWIVLGASLPAAEKAESKRDISKTAAACLSRLPASSGICVVLGLPADKQAPFLNEVLQNSEFQIFFQSDSLSEVNKVRQLAEKKGFLGNRIFVEHGPIQSLALASNLADVIFVEPTAEQLVSQTELLRVLRPEGIAYRAGSELKKPIPAGNDYWNHPYHRPDNNPQSTDQNARAPYRTQFLADPKFSPMPEVSVAAGGKVFKAFGHIAHKQNQNAILNTLMCINAFNGTILWKRPLPAGFMIHRNTMIGTDDALYMADNESCKIIDSETGEIRNEIKIDKKLADGPVWKWMGMQDGVLYALIGNEEIKVDTQKSARRGLGHWPWGMWKGHDYSDPKQAFGFGRTFVAISLADQKVLWHFQEKDYIDSRGVCMKNNRLFYYCPDKFLGCLNTETGKQLWKNSDKKLLASIGSNQKAQHYVTGYATTTYLKCSDEYLFFAGPQRLHLVSASAADGYMLWEKEHGNLQLVLRNDGIYAAGPKETGMKLDYATGEKLASLPTRRACTRATGSVDSIFFRTRGGTVRLETATDTAQHIAPMRPPCQDGVIVSNGLLYWGPWMCGCELSLYGHICLGPEKNSTASAQKIPPRRTISSNQLESVEPLPDHSTAWPAFRGDQYQSSSTEIPIPKKNHAAWSTQVTRLALLTAPVIAANRIFVADRSGVIYAYDMQGKLIWKQFTGGAIYYPPTVSNDRVYAGSADGRVYAFAAKTGQPLWSFRVAPEQRWIPVYGKLISTWPVAGGVVIHNDTLYAAAGIAHFDGTHLVALDPVTGKLKQENNTSGVLSPTVNSGISLQGSLYIDEGELCFLAGGVYEIARYDLQTLKCLNTPRTEVQSQYRTAFYPYYPEYGKYLSIEHTLADRRELVHDASYEGSVFTNLTLKEALPPGAPKEKKEVARWLSMRARRTGQAFKRKNIWEDQQQRRFTSFIVSPKVLLTAGHPDEQPEAPFLTAIDIAQGTDLWSHALPALAVKGGTAINADGSIVVALENGQILCFRAD, from the coding sequence ATGCCGCATCTGAAATACCATTGGTTTTTCACAGTCACGTCGATCTGGATCGTACTTGGAGCAAGTCTGCCTGCTGCGGAAAAGGCAGAATCGAAGCGGGATATTTCAAAGACAGCAGCAGCCTGTCTATCCAGGTTGCCAGCTTCCTCAGGCATTTGCGTGGTCCTGGGGCTGCCCGCAGACAAGCAGGCGCCGTTTTTAAATGAAGTGCTTCAAAATTCAGAGTTCCAGATTTTTTTCCAGTCAGACTCGCTTTCTGAAGTTAACAAGGTCAGACAGCTGGCCGAAAAAAAAGGTTTTCTGGGCAACCGAATTTTTGTGGAACACGGCCCGATTCAGTCGCTCGCGCTGGCCAGTAATCTGGCTGACGTCATCTTTGTCGAACCAACGGCAGAGCAACTGGTATCTCAAACAGAACTGCTGCGGGTTTTACGCCCTGAAGGGATCGCTTACCGCGCCGGCTCAGAATTGAAAAAACCGATTCCAGCCGGAAATGATTACTGGAACCATCCCTATCATCGCCCGGATAACAATCCCCAGTCGACCGACCAGAATGCACGCGCTCCCTACCGGACCCAGTTTCTGGCCGATCCCAAGTTTTCGCCCATGCCGGAAGTTTCCGTCGCTGCAGGAGGCAAAGTCTTCAAGGCGTTTGGACATATCGCGCATAAACAAAACCAGAATGCCATCCTGAATACCCTGATGTGTATTAACGCCTTTAATGGCACGATCCTCTGGAAGCGTCCGTTGCCCGCAGGCTTCATGATTCACCGCAATACCATGATCGGCACCGACGACGCGTTGTATATGGCAGACAACGAGTCCTGCAAGATCATTGACAGTGAAACCGGGGAAATTCGCAACGAAATCAAAATCGACAAAAAACTGGCGGATGGCCCTGTCTGGAAATGGATGGGCATGCAGGACGGAGTTCTTTATGCCCTGATTGGCAACGAAGAAATCAAAGTCGATACGCAAAAATCAGCGCGGCGGGGACTGGGGCACTGGCCTTGGGGTATGTGGAAAGGGCATGACTATTCCGACCCCAAGCAGGCCTTTGGATTTGGGCGGACGTTTGTGGCAATCAGTCTGGCAGACCAGAAAGTTCTCTGGCATTTCCAGGAAAAAGATTATATCGACAGCCGTGGCGTCTGTATGAAAAACAATCGCCTCTTTTATTACTGCCCGGACAAATTCCTGGGATGCCTCAACACCGAAACAGGAAAACAGCTCTGGAAAAACAGTGACAAAAAATTACTGGCGTCCATCGGCTCCAATCAGAAAGCCCAGCATTATGTCACCGGCTACGCCACCACGACCTATCTGAAATGCAGCGATGAGTATCTGTTCTTCGCGGGACCACAACGCCTGCATCTCGTTTCCGCATCCGCCGCGGATGGCTACATGTTGTGGGAAAAAGAACATGGGAACCTGCAATTAGTTTTACGTAATGATGGCATTTATGCAGCCGGTCCTAAAGAGACGGGAATGAAACTGGATTACGCCACCGGAGAAAAGCTGGCGTCTTTACCCACACGGCGTGCCTGCACGCGCGCCACCGGCAGCGTCGACAGTATTTTCTTTCGTACACGCGGCGGTACCGTCCGACTGGAAACAGCCACCGATACCGCACAACATATCGCGCCCATGCGGCCTCCCTGTCAGGACGGCGTCATCGTTTCCAACGGCCTGCTTTACTGGGGCCCCTGGATGTGCGGCTGTGAACTGTCCCTTTACGGTCACATCTGCCTGGGACCCGAGAAAAATTCTACGGCTTCCGCACAAAAGATTCCGCCGCGTCGAACCATCTCTTCAAATCAGCTCGAATCAGTCGAACCGCTGCCCGATCATTCCACAGCCTGGCCTGCATTTCGTGGAGATCAATATCAGTCTTCGTCAACCGAAATCCCCATTCCGAAAAAAAACCATGCTGCCTGGTCAACCCAGGTCACCAGATTGGCGCTGCTGACGGCTCCTGTGATTGCAGCAAACAGGATCTTTGTCGCTGATCGGAGTGGTGTGATCTATGCCTATGACATGCAGGGAAAACTAATCTGGAAACAATTTACGGGAGGTGCAATCTATTATCCTCCCACAGTCAGCAATGACCGCGTGTATGCAGGTTCTGCCGATGGTCGAGTCTACGCGTTTGCCGCGAAGACGGGGCAGCCCCTGTGGTCATTTCGCGTCGCACCGGAACAACGCTGGATCCCCGTTTATGGGAAGCTGATCTCAACCTGGCCTGTCGCCGGAGGCGTCGTCATCCATAACGATACGCTCTATGCCGCTGCCGGAATTGCTCACTTCGATGGCACGCACCTGGTTGCCCTGGATCCTGTCACAGGCAAACTCAAACAGGAAAACAATACCTCCGGCGTCTTATCACCCACCGTCAACAGTGGAATCAGCCTGCAGGGCAGCCTGTATATCGATGAAGGGGAACTCTGCTTTCTGGCAGGAGGCGTCTATGAAATTGCCCGTTATGACCTGCAGACGTTAAAATGTCTGAATACGCCCCGCACTGAAGTACAATCGCAGTACCGGACCGCGTTCTATCCTTACTATCCGGAATACGGAAAATACCTCTCGATCGAACATACACTGGCGGACCGCCGGGAACTGGTGCACGATGCCAGTTATGAGGGAAGTGTATTTACGAATCTCACTCTGAAAGAAGCATTACCCCCGGGAGCTCCCAAAGAGAAAAAAGAGGTCGCTCGCTGGTTGAGCATGCGGGCCCGACGCACAGGCCAGGCATTCAAACGCAAGAACATCTGGGAAGATCAGCAGCAGCGTCGGTTTACCAGCTTTATTGTATCTCCGAAAGTGCTGCTGACCGCCGGCCACCCTGATGAGCAGCCGGAGGCCCCTTTTCTGACGGCCATCGACATCGCGCAGGGAACCGATCTCTGGTCGCATGCCTTGCCCGCATTGGCAGTGAAGGGGGGCACGGCGATCAACGCCGATGGCAGTATTGTCGTCGCTCTGGAGAATGGTCAGATCCTCTGTTTTCGGGCAGATTAA
- a CDS encoding carbon-nitrogen hydrolase family protein has product MKIAGVQMDVSLMDKEGNLSRIIEKIKETAAAGASLTVFPECALTGYCFASLEEALPYAESIPGPTTDRLQEVCRELNHSVVIGMLEQAEQGIYNAAVLITPQGVLGSYRKIHLPYLGVDRFALPGDRDFTVHSHPEANIGLNICYDSAFPESSRIMTIQGADLIILPTNWPSGAEHVAEHAINTRSMENGIYYCAINRIGSERGFEFIGKSRITGTAGETIATSTGTDPEILYATIDPARARNKRVDRVPDKHVIHRLADRRPEMYEKITEPHGLQPPNRD; this is encoded by the coding sequence ATGAAAATCGCCGGCGTGCAAATGGATGTATCTCTCATGGACAAAGAGGGAAATCTCAGCCGTATCATCGAGAAAATCAAAGAGACCGCTGCTGCAGGCGCCAGCCTTACCGTATTTCCTGAATGTGCGCTGACCGGTTACTGTTTTGCCAGCCTCGAAGAAGCCTTGCCTTATGCAGAATCAATTCCGGGTCCCACGACTGACAGACTGCAGGAAGTCTGTCGAGAACTGAATCATTCCGTCGTCATCGGGATGCTGGAGCAGGCAGAGCAGGGCATCTATAACGCGGCAGTCCTGATTACGCCACAGGGGGTCCTGGGCAGCTATCGCAAAATTCATTTGCCCTACCTGGGAGTCGACCGCTTCGCGTTACCCGGCGACCGCGATTTCACAGTGCATTCACACCCCGAAGCGAATATTGGACTCAATATCTGTTACGACAGTGCCTTTCCGGAATCCTCGCGTATCATGACGATCCAGGGTGCCGATCTGATCATCCTGCCGACGAACTGGCCTTCCGGCGCGGAACACGTTGCCGAACATGCCATCAATACACGATCAATGGAAAACGGCATCTACTACTGCGCCATCAACCGCATCGGATCGGAACGTGGTTTTGAGTTTATTGGCAAGAGCCGTATTACAGGTACAGCAGGCGAAACCATCGCCACATCCACAGGAACCGATCCGGAAATTCTCTACGCGACCATTGATCCGGCCCGGGCCCGCAATAAACGGGTCGACCGTGTCCCCGACAAGCATGTGATTCACCGCCTGGCGGATCGACGTCCCGAAATGTACGAAAAAATCACAGAACCACATGGACTGCAGCCCCCCAACCGTGACTGA
- a CDS encoding metal-dependent hydrolase — MAGYTEHISVSGFLGIGYGTIASLFMGFTPTQGILAGVLTWVGGMLPDLDSETGRPIKELFSLTAAVASFVAMRCMIHKGADPDNAILMAVVTYAAVRYGAASILSKFAVHRGMFHSIPALIIAGETVFLAYFSDSYTVKFLMAGGISLGFLSHLVLDEVYSVERKGVTIRLKKSSGSALKWFGKGLFGNAVAYAILLTMTYISLVDSGVLIPPQQTAPIENIDAPVKQASPFRTTERL; from the coding sequence ATGGCCGGTTACACGGAACATATCAGCGTCAGTGGCTTTCTGGGAATCGGCTACGGTACCATCGCCAGTCTGTTCATGGGATTCACACCCACACAGGGTATTCTGGCCGGCGTACTGACCTGGGTCGGTGGCATGCTGCCTGACCTGGATTCCGAAACAGGCCGTCCCATCAAAGAGCTGTTTTCCCTGACCGCGGCAGTCGCTTCCTTCGTTGCCATGCGCTGTATGATTCACAAAGGGGCCGATCCAGACAACGCCATCCTGATGGCAGTCGTCACCTATGCCGCTGTGCGCTACGGTGCTGCCTCCATCCTCAGTAAATTCGCCGTACATCGTGGCATGTTCCACAGCATCCCGGCGCTGATCATTGCTGGGGAAACAGTCTTTCTGGCCTATTTTAGTGATTCTTACACCGTCAAATTTCTGATGGCCGGCGGAATTTCACTGGGCTTTCTGTCACACCTGGTTCTGGATGAAGTCTACAGCGTAGAACGTAAAGGAGTGACTATTCGACTGAAGAAATCTTCAGGCAGCGCGCTCAAATGGTTCGGGAAAGGCCTGTTTGGTAACGCAGTCGCCTACGCGATTCTGTTGACGATGACCTATATTTCCCTTGTCGATTCAGGTGTGCTCATTCCACCTCAACAGACTGCTCCAATTGAAAATATTGACGCCCCGGTCAAACAGGCGTCTCCCTTCAGAACGACAGAACGCCTCTGA
- a CDS encoding glycosyltransferase family 2 protein — protein MNQSVPQSDSTERKAINELLISVVLPVFNEQNVLPQLLQSVEESLQSLGCCYEIIFVNDGSTDQSGPILNDLAELNSRIKVLHFAKNFGHQAAVQAGLLHSTGDAIVIMDSDMQDSPTAIIDFVEAWQAGFDVVYAIRTERKENVLKRWAFSTFHKTLNLIANSHIPRDAGNFGLIDRKVAIQIARLIDRDRYFPGLRSWVGFRQTGVTVERLARYDNTPRVSFIHLCRLAKTAIFSFSFLPLTIFYLIAALSAVVCTLVVGFVLYHKLFTGLAIPGWASVTITASSFGALNALGIGILGEYVTRIYDQVRARPMFIVNTKTNFDFPDNEAPLLASKQEERPTSAANQDQELSQQP, from the coding sequence ATGAATCAGTCAGTCCCACAAAGTGACTCCACCGAAAGAAAAGCAATCAACGAGCTTCTGATCTCGGTAGTTCTACCTGTTTTTAACGAGCAGAATGTATTACCTCAGTTGCTACAGTCAGTAGAAGAATCTCTTCAGTCCCTTGGCTGCTGCTACGAGATCATCTTTGTCAACGATGGTTCTACAGATCAAAGTGGCCCGATTCTGAACGATCTGGCGGAACTGAATTCCCGGATTAAGGTCCTGCATTTTGCCAAAAATTTCGGGCACCAGGCCGCCGTACAGGCCGGTTTATTACATTCGACTGGTGATGCGATCGTCATTATGGATTCGGATATGCAGGACAGCCCGACCGCCATTATTGACTTTGTGGAAGCCTGGCAGGCCGGCTTTGATGTGGTCTATGCCATTCGCACCGAACGCAAAGAAAATGTACTGAAACGCTGGGCTTTTTCTACATTTCACAAAACATTAAATCTGATCGCGAATTCGCACATCCCCAGAGATGCCGGAAATTTCGGATTGATCGACCGCAAAGTCGCCATTCAGATTGCCAGACTGATCGACCGTGATCGCTATTTTCCAGGCTTACGTTCCTGGGTGGGATTTCGGCAAACCGGTGTCACCGTGGAACGATTAGCACGTTATGATAATACGCCACGTGTTTCGTTCATTCATCTTTGTCGGTTGGCCAAAACCGCAATCTTTTCCTTCTCGTTCCTGCCTTTGACCATTTTTTACCTGATCGCAGCTCTTTCCGCTGTTGTATGTACGCTGGTCGTCGGCTTTGTTCTTTATCACAAGCTGTTTACCGGACTGGCAATCCCTGGCTGGGCTTCTGTCACCATTACCGCTTCATCTTTCGGTGCCCTCAACGCCTTGGGAATTGGCATCCTGGGTGAATATGTCACGCGTATTTATGACCAGGTCAGAGCCCGTCCCATGTTTATCGTCAACACGAAAACTAATTTTGATTTTCCTGACAATGAAGCGCCCCTCCTTGCGAGCAAGCAGGAGGAAAGACCGACATCGGCAGCCAATCAGGACCAGGAACTCTCTCAGCAACCCTGA
- a CDS encoding inositol monophosphatase family protein, producing the protein MNTHSEKFELKARLELALAASEKASELIMLHYQSPELKVDRKSDDSPVTIADRGAEEILREEITLAFPEDSIMGEELPPVEGTNEFKWILDPIDGTKPYTQGVPLFGTLMGLEENGKLVLGVCRFPALNEVVYAIKGEGAWWKIRDQEPRRARVSDKSQLSEAVFCTTTMTRWETIGKQKSYEYLCRNSYLARGWGDCYGHMLVATGRAEVMVDPTLSPWDAAALLPILEEAGGHWIDFDGNPSIYTGNGLAVNAALKDEVLKIIAQ; encoded by the coding sequence ATGAATACACATTCTGAGAAATTCGAATTAAAAGCACGTCTGGAACTGGCCTTAGCGGCGTCTGAAAAAGCCAGCGAGCTGATCATGCTGCATTACCAGTCTCCCGAACTGAAGGTCGATCGAAAATCCGATGACTCTCCCGTGACGATCGCCGACCGAGGCGCAGAAGAAATACTGCGAGAAGAAATCACCCTGGCGTTTCCTGAGGACAGCATCATGGGTGAAGAACTGCCTCCTGTTGAAGGGACAAACGAGTTCAAATGGATTCTCGACCCCATTGATGGCACCAAGCCTTACACGCAGGGAGTCCCCTTGTTTGGAACACTTATGGGCCTGGAAGAAAATGGGAAACTCGTTCTCGGCGTCTGTCGATTCCCTGCGTTGAACGAAGTGGTTTACGCCATCAAAGGAGAAGGCGCCTGGTGGAAAATTCGTGACCAGGAACCACGTCGCGCCAGAGTATCTGATAAATCTCAACTCTCCGAAGCAGTCTTCTGTACCACCACCATGACCCGCTGGGAAACGATTGGCAAACAGAAGTCGTACGAATACCTCTGTCGTAACTCCTACCTCGCCCGCGGCTGGGGAGACTGTTACGGTCATATGCTGGTCGCCACCGGTCGCGCCGAAGTCATGGTCGACCCTACCCTCAGCCCCTGGGATGCAGCCGCTCTGCTCCCCATCCTGGAAGAAGCCGGAGGACACTGGATCGACTTCGACGGGAACCCGTCCATCTACACTGGAAATGGCCTGGCAGTGAATGCGGCGTTGAAAGACGAAGTTCTGAAGATCATCGCTCAATAA